The genomic segment TAGCTGCTTACCAAGCCAGGGGATTTGTACCCCTGAAGCCTATGAATGAGGAGGGATTTGCATGGGCAATCTATGATTTCTTCGAGACAGCCGATGGTAAAAGAATATTCATAGCAATAACCACAGATGCCCAATGGCATAGATTCTGTGAACTCTTTAAACTACCCATATGCGAATCACCCGACTACTCGACAAATGAGGCAAGATATCAACGTAGAAGTGAGCTCATACCTATGGTAGCAGAAGCCATAAGAAGGCTTCGTAGTGATGAGTTAATTCATGTGCTAAGGCAAAACGGTATCAGTTACGCCGTACTGAATACACCATGGGATTTATTGAATGATCCTCATGCATCCAAAAAATTAATCAGCATCAATTATAGACAGAAACAGATTAAGGTACCAGTAACGCCATTAGAGAGTGATACAATACGATACAATGACGCGGATCCGCCTGAGCTTGGAGATAGCACGGAGATAATACTTAAAGAGCTTGGTTATAGTTAATGAAGATATAGATTAATGAAGATATAGATTAATGAAGATATAGATTAATGAAGATATAGATTAATAATTAAAGGTGTCATTTAAATAAGAAAAGTAGTAATGTTTTTATATTTCTTATTTAATTTGAAAGTAACGGGTTTCTATGTATCTAGTTACTTTAAGGATTCACAGCGGGTGCGGACTAGCTATGGCCGCGAAGGTTGTGCAATCCCGCATTATATCAATAAATGCTTATCCAATTAATGATAAAATGAACATAGTGCTCGCACTTTTTAAGGTGGACAAAAAAGAGGATGATGTTATGGCTATTAGGTCATTAAAGAGGGATTTCTTAAAACTATCTAACTTATCGCTGCATGAGAATAATAACAAAAAGTATTATGTTATTTCCGGTGTAAAAAGTGGTCATGGTGTGCTTTATCCACTGGTTAAGCATAATGCAATACCGTTATTGCCTTACATTGCATTGCCTAATGCTGAGTCCTTCATCTTCTTACATCACGATAAGAGTACCATAGACGACATCGTCGATGAAGTAAGTCATAAAAATAAACTGGAATATTTTGACTATAAAAGGATAAGTAATGGAAATGATATAATGAGGATAATCACTAAAAACTTCAATGAAATATACCTCTACGATCTTGATGATTATGAGCGTAAGGTGCTGAAAATAGCTATCAATATGGGTTATTTCGATTGGCCTAAGCGTGTAAAAATAGATGAAATAGCTAGAGAATTGGGTGTTTCGAAACCCATGATTTCCTATTACCTTAGGAAGGCCAGTAGAAATATTTTTGACAAAATGGGGCTGAGGCGTTTCTAATGAATACGGAGGCCCATGTTAAGGACGGCTTGCACTGGCTCTCATGCTTCAAGGCTCAGCAGGTGGCTGAGTTCTCACTAAGGTCAATACTAAGGGCGCTTGGGAGACCAGCCTTCGGGCACAACCTAGTGGCGTTCCTAAACGAGTTAGCGGGCATTTGCCCAGGGCTCACGACCGAGCTCAGGTTCTGTGTGGGTTACCTGGATAAGATGTACGTAAGTGGATTCAACTATGGCGATATTGAGAAGGCACCGCCGCATAGGTTGGTTAAGGAGTACGGTGTTACCCACGAGAAGCTTTGGAATAACCTTAGGGAGTTCCTTGAGTATATAGTGCCAATTGCGGAGCAGAGTAATGTTAAGATAGCAATGCACCCCGATGATCCACCAATACCCGAGTTTAGGGGTATACCGAGGATCATGAATTCCATTGAGTCCTTTGAGAAACTACTGATCCTAGTCAGGAGTGATTATAATGGTATAACTCTATGTCAAGGAAACTTCACATTAATGACTGACGACCTACCAAGCGTCATTAAGAGGTTTAGGGATAGGATATTCTTTGTGCATTTCAGGGATGTTAAAGGTGATAGGTATAATTTCGTGGAGACGTTGATAGGTGAGGGTAAGACGGACCTGGTGGGGGTCATGAGGGCGTACGTGGAGATTGGCTATAATGGTTACGTTAGGGTTGATCACACACCAACCCTTGAGAATGACGCAGAATTAGGTGCACCTGGTTATAACTACCTGGGTAGAATCTACACAATAGGTTATATTAAGGGCCTTTATGAAGCAGTTAAGAGGGAATTTAGTAAGGAGATATTAAATGCATAAGATAGCACCCTTAAATTACTTAAGGGTCATTTTGTTGAGTTAATGGTTAAGGAGCAATTAATTAACGAGCTAAGGAAGCTCGGCATGACGTATGAGTTTGGTGAGAGGAGGGATTTCATAGGATTCCCTGTAAACCCCTGGTAATTGTTTATCCTCGTAATGAGCAGGACGTCATTGCCTTGGTGAAACTCGCTAATGAGTATAAGGTGCCTGTAATACCGTGGGGTGCTGGGACAAGTCTCACTGGTGCGTTGTCATGTGATGGTTGCGTCTTAATTGATATGAAAATGATGAATAGTGTTCTCGAAGTTAATACTGTTGATTGGTATGTTAGAGTTCAACCAGGGATAATCCTTGATAGACTTAACGAGGAACTTGCAAGGTACGGCTTCTTCTTCCCAGTGGATCCAGCGAGCCATTACATGTGCACTGTGGGGGGTATGATTGCAACTGGTGCTGGTGGAATGAGGGCTCTGAGGTACGGAACCATGAAGGACTGGGTCCTGGCGCTCAAGGTTGTTTTACCCATGGGTGAAGTTGCTCAATTCGGTGAACCACTGAGGAAGGATAGGGCAGGCTATGATCTGGTTCATCTATTCATCGGCAGTGAGGGTACCCTTGGGATTATAACTGAGGCATGGCTTAGAATAATACCGATACCGAAGAAGTCATTCACCACGTTGCTAATAGGTATTGAAAATGAGGATGAACTTGGTAAGTTGGTGGTGAAGATTAGGGAGGGTGGCTTGTTACCTGAGTTGATGGAGTACATGGACTATTACTCAATAATGGCTGTTAATAAGGTATTCAATGGTAATTTACCTGAAGCACCTGGTGGATTATTGATTATTCGAATAGAGGGCGAGTACATGGACGACTTAATGAACATAGTGAAACATGTTGGATTGCAAAATGTTAAAACATTGGTAAGTGAAGAAGAGGCTAAGGAGGTTTTAATGCTTAGGTCAAGGGCTGGTGAGGCTATAAAGGCATTCTATGGGAACTTCTTCTCAGAGGATTTATCGCTACCTATCTCGAGGATTACTGATGCAATTAAGGAGGTGAGGAGGGTGGAGCGGATTATGGGGAAACCAATACCAATACTAGCACACATTGGTGATGGTAATATGCACCCGCACATACTTATTGAGCCAGGTAAGGAGGAAGAGGCAGATAGGGTATATGAGGAGCTTTGTAGAATAGCAATTAAGATTGGCGGTAGTATAACGGGGGAGCATGGTGTTGGGCTTCAAAAAGCCCGATTACTCTATGAGCAGTTTAAGTCACGTAATAACCTAAAGGCATTACTAATTATGAGGAGGATCAAGGAGTTAATGGATCCAAACGATATAATGAACCCCAATAAATACGTAGAATTATCCTTAAAATATACGAATTAATACTCATGACATGCTTGGATTATACCTGCCATTCATGGCCTTCCTCTCATCATTCATGAATACGAGTACCACGGAACCAACCACATTATTAAACCTAATGACACAGTACCTAAAGGCCTTATTACCACCAACCCTATAAACAACTACCAAAATCTTAACACCGTCCATAACCCATAATACCGAGGAACCCTAATATAAATCCAGATAAGCTAGGTAATTCTTAAAAATTAAATAAAATATCTACTTGTCAGTTATGGTTCATTTTGTTCTAAATAAGCAAGACGTTGAGGATTTAGTTGTTGGCGCCGCTATACTTGGTACCGGCGGTGGTGGCGATCCATATATTGGTAAATTAATGGTTCTTCAGGAATTAGAACGCGGTAGAAAAATCGAAGTTGTTAGTATCGACGAGATTGATGATGAGGCCTTCATAATACCCGTAGCCGCTATGGGAACGCCTGTAGTTCTAATGGAGAAGATACCCAGCGGCAAGGAGGCATTGTTCTCACTTAATTTATTAGAGAAGTACTTTAATAGAAAGGTGGACTTTATATCACCAATTGAGGCTGGTGGTGTTAATTCCACGATACCTCTTGTGGTGGCAGCAGAAAGGGGATTGCTTGTTATTGATGCTGATGGTATGGGTAGGGCATTTCCCGAACTTCAAATGGTCACTTTTCACATATACGGAATAAAAGCAACACCAATGGCTCTTTCTGATGAACGTGGTAATGCAATTATACTTGATGCTATTGATAACTTCTGGGCTGAAAGGATAGCTAGAACTGTAACCGTTAGATTTGGTGGCTCTGCTTGGATAGCTATCTATCCAACTTATGGGAAACCATATAAAGATGCTGCTGTGAAGGGCAGTATATCATTTGCGATTGAAATAGGTAGAACACTAAGGGATGCAAAGATCACTGGCAAGAATCCAATTGATGCATTGCTAGATGTAACTAAGGGTTATGCCCTATTTAAAGGTAAGATCATTGATGTGCAAAGGTTTAATATAGGTGGTTTTGCAAGAGGTGAGGCTGTGATTGAAGGGCTCGATGAATATAAAGATTCAAAGATTACTATTAAATTTCAAAATGAAAATCTCGTAGCAATTAAGGATGGAGAGATTATAGCATCGGTACCCGATTTAATAACAGTACTTGATAGTGAAACCAGTAAACCCATAACCACAGAGAGACTTAGATATGGTTTAAGGGTTATCGTAATTGGTATACCGTGCAATGAAAAATGGAGAAATCCAAGAGGTCTAGAAGTTGTAGGGCCTAAGTACTTTGGTTATGACATTGATTATGTACCCATTGAAATGAGAGTTAAGAAAATAGGTGGTGTGGCATGACAAAGTACAAGATTGGTATTGATGTTGGTAGCACACATACAGATGCTGTGATACTTGATGAAAATAATAATTTAATATATGCTGCTAAAACCATGACTACACCCGATGTTACATCAGGAATAATTAATGCATTAAAACTTATTCTTGAAAACTCCGGTATTAGTAAAGATGATGTTGTAGCCGTAATGTTTGGAACTACGCACGTTATTAATGCAATAGTTCAAAGGAGAAATCTTGGCAGAGTCGGAGTAATTAGAATCGGATTACCCGCTACTGAGGCTATAGTGCCTATGCTTGACTGGCCAAGTGATCTTAAAAATGCTATTCTAGCGAGTTCATACATGGTTAAGGGTGGTCATGATTATACTGGCGAGCCTATTACTAATTTTGACGATAATAACATCAAAAGGATACTTAAGAATTTTACAGAAAAGGGAGTAGACGCTGTAGCGATTACATCTGTATGGTCTATAGTTAATCCTGAACATGAAAATAAAGTTCTCGACATTGCTAAGGAGACTATGCCTAATACACCGATTGTTTTATCACATGAAATAGGTTCAATAGGACTTTTAGAAAGAGAAAACGCAACAATACTTAATGCCGCTACAATTAATGTCATGAAAAATGCCATTAATTCCCTTAAGAGCGCACTCAATAGCATGGGATTAAGCCACGTTAAAATGTTTTTTGCACAGAATGATGGAACAACAGCCTCTGCTGACTATATAATGAGGTTCCCTATATTCACTGTCATAGCACCTATATCAAATAGTATACGCGGTGCCTATGTCTTAACAGGAATACCAAATGCTATAGTTGCTGATACTGGTGGCACAACAACAAACATAGGCGCACTCGTTAATGGCTATCCACGTGAAGCCCTAGAAGTAGAGATTGGGGGTGTTAGAACAAATATTAGGGCGCCCGATATAATCGCCATAGGATTGGCAGGCGGTAGTATTGTTAGAGTCGAAGGCAATGATGTGAAGATAGGGCCTGTCAGTGTTGGGTATAGATTAATTTATGAAGGTATTGCATGGGGTGGTGAGACAATAACGGCCACTGATATAGCACTTGCAAAGGGTGTTATGGTAATAGATGATCCACAATGTAAATCAGAACTTGCCAAAGCTAAGATACCTCAGTGGTTAGTTGAAAAAGCCTATGATAAGATGGTTAAGATGCTAGAGGATGCTCTAGATAAAATAAAGACAAGGCCAGAGCCTGAAACTGTGATTCTGGTAGGTGGAGGATCTGCCATGTGGCCAAGAAGATTAAAGGGTGCTAAGGAGGTTATTAGACCCGATAATGCACAATACGCAAATGCCATAGGTGCAGCAACAGCATTAGTAGGTGCAACAGTAGAGAAAGCGTATTCTTATGAAAAAACCTCTAGAAGTGATGCTATTAATGATGCATCTAAAGAAGCCATTCTACGAGCAATACAGGCCGGTGCCGATCCAGCTACCGTAGAGATTGCCGAAGTTGAAGAAATAGCAATGCCATATTTACCAGGAAATGCTGTTAAGGTTAGGGTTAAAGCTGTTGGTAAATTGAAAATTTAAGACGAATCACCTAAACCTCTTCTCATGATTTCACTTAATTCGCCATAAGTGTTTTTTAAAATGTTCCATTCATTTTCATCATAAAACTTCATCTTACCTGTAGTAAATTCATAAGCAACCTCTAATATGAATCGTGATGCTTGATCCAGTGATATTAAATTTGTGACGTTAGTAGCAGAGCCTGGTATTACTGTTTCCGTAGTAATGGCAACACCAACTACAGGTGATTTCGTGAATAACCATGGTTGTACTATACTGTTTATATGATAAACAGGTACCGTAAATGGTATTATATCCTGCATAGTTAACGGTACAATGATGGGGGTTCTACCAGTTACATTCATGTATATTTTTATCAAGTCAGGGCTTACCTTCAATATCCATCCCTCCTTAACAGTTGGTGTTATCGCGAAACCTAAATTCTTAACAACTAAATTAGCCTTTGTGGCATCAACACTTAGTATTGCATCCATTTCAGGTTTAACCTCTCTCCTTAAAATTTCAAATAAATTAATAGGGCTTCTTATTAATGGTGCAGGTTCATGCGGTATTACTATGGCATTGGGGCAAATATTAGTCGTTATGATAACATCCCCGGGTAATGCATCACCCCTACGGGCCATCTCTGCTATTTTATAAGCAACAGCTAATGCTGTAATTACACCATCTGCATCAGAAACAAGCCCTTTAATTGTTGGTCTAGCACTAATACCACCAGCTCTGCCAGTAATACCCAGTGTTGGTGCTGTCCCACCTAATTTTTTACCTTGTGCGCCTGGTATTAAAATAGTTACCAAGTCAACAGAACCATCATTACCTTTAATGGTTTCAACATCAACCCTTAAGTAATTAGAATATTTTGCTTCAAGGAAATCCTTGACTCTATAGCCATCAATTTTAGGATCTTCTAAAATATCAATTACCTCTATTAAGTATTTAACCATTGACATTAAGAAAGACTTTAATTTCAGCGGCATAAAAAGATTACCACATGACGCGCGACATTAAGGTGGGATTCATAACCATAGGGCAATCACCAAGAACTGACATAATACCAGAAATAATGCCCATTCTCGGTAATAATATAAAAATAATAGAATGCGGTGCACTAGACGATTTATCCTTAAACGAAATCAAAAAATTAGCACCTAAGGATAATGATTACATACTCGTTACTAGATTAAGAGATGGTACCCAAGTAATGCTTAGCAGGAGTAAAATAATTGACTTAATGCAAAAATGTATTGAAAAACTGGAAAAAGATGTTAATTTAATAGGATTATTATGTACAGGTGATTTTCCAGAACTTAAGTCTAATATTTTAATGATCGAACCATCTAAATTAACAATGAATGTTGTTAAATCTATGAATGTTAAAAAACTAGGTATTTTTGTACCTGATAAATCTCAAATTAACTTAATAAAAAATAGATGGTTAAATATAGTTAATGATGTAACTGTAGTTTCATCATCAGCTTACATAAATACTATTGATAAATTTAAAGAATTATCAAAACAATTAATTGATACCGATTTAATCGTGCTTGATTCATTTGGATATTCCATAACAATTAAGAAAACGGTTGCTGAAATTACAAAGAAACCTATAATATTACCTAGAACACTCCTTGTGCGAGTAATTAAAGAATTATTAGAAATCTGATAAATATAATATTTAAAATGGATTAATAATTTTAACTAATATTACTTATAATCTTAATATATTAATCTTACTTCTCCATGCAAGATATAAATCAATTATCCACAGTGCCGTTACTATACTCGTAACAGTCAATTCAAGCGGCTTAACAGGATTATTCATAAACGGTGATACTTGGATCGCTATATAAGCAGTAATTATGGATATTACTAACCAAGCATCTGCGATAATCCTGCTTACTTGGTTTTTCCAGGAGAAGTATATACTCATTAATGAAGTTATAAGCATGAATAATGTCGCTGCCAATGTATGGTACATGGCATAAATATTGACATTATATTTTAACACTGCAAGTAAAATTACTGAAAATACTAATTGAATTATCGCAAAGTATAAACTTAATCTTGAAAAGTTCATTTCACAACACCTCCCATGTACACATACTTACCTAATTCGTACTTAATTTCTGTCCTCTTGAAGGCATACGCTAATATTACATGTACAATAAATGCAACAAGAATAGCATTAATTGCTGCTATACCAACAGTTAAGAAGAAGCCAGCAAGAGCACCCGCAGCAAATGATAATATACCAGTGAGATTAAGTTCAGGGTACTCCTTACCTGGTATTAATTTAAATCTCTCAAAGGGATTCTTAACACCTTCTAGATAAGGTTTTACGATGAAAAACTCTGCAAATACAGAACCACCAGCAGCTGGTAGTAAGGAACCCAGTACAGTTATAAAACTCTCAAAAGGTGCTAACGAAGCGCCAGCTGTATAACCCCAATATGCCGCTAATAATGTACCTATAATACCTACTATTATTGAGGAATAATCCCTTCTGATAGGTATTGCATTCGTAAAGCTTAAACTACCGCTGTATAGATTCACTGTATTTATTATCCACTGCCCCAGAACTATTATCAAAAGTATACCAAGGCCCATACCTAATTTAAGCATATCCTCAGTGATAATTACACTACCAGTAAGCAGTACTATGGCAACAGCACCAAGTATTAAAAATGGATAAAACACAAACATATGTAACACCCATGCAACAACAGAATCCCTCGGTCTTTTCGCAAACCTAGTAATATCTGGTGCTATTAATGAACCAGCTATGTACAAGCCTACCGTAGCCGTAATTGCATCAGCCAGCGACATATGAGACTTAGGAACAGCAGTCCATACGGCACCCCAACCACCATGTAATGAAATAGCAAGAAAAAGCCCAACTGCAATCAACCATACATGCTGTGGAAGTATGAAATAACTAAGGAATGATAAAGCCCTGTAACCTATATAGGTAGAGAGTATCATTAAAGCACCACCCCATAATGCAGCCGCCCATACGGAGAAGAAAGGATTATTGGGATATATCTCATTCATAACAACACCAAAGAACCAGCTCTCAACAGCAAACCAACCAATTCCAGTTGTTATCGTTATTAACGCAAACCCTAATAATTTACCACCAACTCTACCAAAGGGTAATCTCCAGCCAACATATGTTGACAAACCAGAATACGCACCAATAACACCAGATAAAGCACCAATTATAGATAAAATTATATTACCAACCATCACGGCTATTATTGCATTAGTAAAGTTAAGACCACCACCAAGAACACCACCAGCAAATAAAACCGCTATGGCACCAAACGATGCACTTAATGTCAAGAACACATTATACAAACCATACCTCTCAACAATAGGCACCTCCTCAATCGAGTAGTCATCAAATATGAACCGCCTTTGCCTCCTAGGTTCTCCTGCCATAGCAATACTATATAGTTTATGTATTTTTAAGCATTTCTCTACTTCATGAACAGTTAGTGGTAGGTTTGTTTTTCTATCCTTATATGTTAACTGGCTTTAGCATTGGGTGGGAGATTACTGGGTAATTTCACTGCTTGGCAAAGGCCTTAGTAATTGTCCTCCGGCTGATTCTTAATGCATATGAATGATACTTTAATTATTTTGATTAACTTATTCATGTTAAGTATTATTCTTTACTTCCTTGAAAACTTAATGTACATGCAGTTGGCATCCATGGTTACGTGGGTTCAGGAATCAGCGGTATCATCAGTTATCAGGGCTGCAAACCATCATCACTTACTACTAGTACTTATGCATGCTTATTAAATAATTCACCTGCCTCAACTTGATTAACCATTAATTAGAATGATAGTAGGCACGGTTGCTGTGAATTATCCCATTATTAAGGGAGTTATTTTAAGTAGTCGAGTATTGAGTTATTCCTACGTCTACTCCTCCACTCATCCTCCTCAGTAATGCAGTTAACGCCGTAGCTATCGCAGAGTTGTGTTAATTCGCCTACTACTCTTCTCCACCAATTATTTGTTGGCACTGGGTTAATGTTTAATTTAGTCCTCATTAATCTTACTGCTGTTTCCCTTGGCCTAAACCTGTCTATTATTAATTGACTGTTAGTCTCCTTGGCTAATCTAATTATTGGCTCGTAATTGAGCCTTGAGTCATTTATGCCTGGTATTATTGGGCCTAGGAATATCCATGTTTTTACACCAGCTTTAGCAAGCTTCCTAATGGTCATTGCCCTAACCAACGGTGGTGGTGTGTTTGGTTCAATTAACTTATATGAATCACTCATTGTTGTTATCGTTAAGCCAACATCAGCCATTTCACCGCATTGTTTAAGAACATCAATATCCCTAATCACTAGGGCTGACTTGGTTTGAACACTAACATGGAATCCTGAATCGCAAAGTAGGCTTAAGGCCCTTCTACTGAGCCTATACTTTGATTCAATGGGTTGATAGGGGTCTGTTATTGTTGATAAACCAACAACACCTCTCCTAAGCCCCTTAACCTCACTGCTGAGTACTTCAATTAAATTAACCTTAACATACACGACCTCACCCCACTTAATGGCTGGTTCCCCCTTGGTGAAGTCCCTTGCATAACAGTATATGCAACCATGCTGGCAGCCTAAGTATGGGTTGAGGGCGTAGTCGTACTCGGGTAGGCCGGATTTACTTAGGGCTTTCTTAACCTTAATCTCCTTAACTATGATACTCATAGTAATCTAGCCTCCCTTAACCTCCTCAATACGTAGGATCTTGAGGCCCATTGAGCCAGCGGTAGTTTAAGTTGACTTGAGGCGAATTTAAGCGCCTCATCAAGGCTACTGAAGCTGACGTAGCTACCCTTAAACATGGCTCTAACATTCTCCCTAACGAACCAAACACCCACAGGTATATTGAAGCCTGGGTAAATCTCCCTCCAGAGAATTACGGCTGCCTGCCTATGCATACTATGAAGCGCCTCTGCTGCAGCTAACCTGGCTGCGTAGTAGCATCCACCGATGCTTGGGTAGGTGTCCCTACCCCAGTAGCCTTCACTATCGATTTCAATCACTGGTTCACTTCCCCAGGTGTTCCAAGTGCTCCCAGGCCACCATGCCTCACCCCACTCGTATAGCCAGGTGTGTGGGGCTAGTATGCCTATGAATAGGTTATTGTTACTCCTCCTGACGTAAACCCTGTACTCGCTTAACTCAGGGTAATTCTTAACCTCATTGATTAACCTACTTGAAACCTCCTCATCAACCGCAGTTATAGACCACCTAGTGGGTACGAGTCTCCTAGCCCTACCCCTACCTATGGCGCCTACGCTCATTAACCTTGAGATAACGTGCACATCAATGCCTGAGTTATAAAGCATCCAAACGGCATCATTAGCCTTTAAATCCACGTCGGAGTAAGCCTTCTCCACAGCCCTGCTTGGTTGAGGTATTGTGGATAATTTAATGCTTCTCAATGGGGCTGAGGGGCCTATTGGTGGTTCCTGTTCATTTAAGGTTACATTACCTTTAATTGGCTTAGCCAGCGTTAACTCAGTGTCCACGGGTCCGCTTGAAATAGCCATTACCTGTATGTCGTGGAGTTGCCTAGGTGGGTTCCTTGGGTCATTAACCTTGAAGATTACTGACCCCCTGATTAACGTGAGTCTACTTGATAGGAAGTCCTCAAGCCTCATGCTTAACCATGTCCTCGGTTCCTCAAGCCAACCTGTGTCCCCATGAGTGGGTGGTGTGGCTGGGTAGACTCTAACCTTAGGGTAACCTAATCTACCAACCATGATGCTTGGGGGTGAGGAGCCGTTAACATCCTGCCTACCCTCAAGGGGCTTAATCCTCCTAAGTGTCCAATTATTCACTAGTATTGGGCAGTACGCTAACCCGCATAGGTTATACTCCCCACGGCATTTAATGCATAGTTCAGGGTTAATCCGCACTACGCATTAGATGGTGCTTAGGATGGTTAAATACCTTTCACTCAATGAGTATACTTACTTAACTTAATTAGGGTAATTACCTAGCGTTTAAGTATCCTGACTCCTAATACGTCTTGGAAGAACCTAATGGTCTCCTCCCTACTTACCCTATGATCCTTACCCACGTCTGCCCTTGCCCTACGCCTATACTGAACCCTGAACCCGGGTCTAGCTAGGGTTACTGCAACATCGAAGCCAAATATGCCTAATGCTGGGTCATACCTAGAGCCGGGTACAAGTATGTGCTCCCTAATACCGAAGCTTACGTTACCTGCATTGAAGCTCTCCTCCCTAAGCGTGAAGTCAACCGCCGCCAGGGCCCTTAGTAGGAACCAGACGGCTTCATTCCTCCTTAAGGTGACTAATAGGCCTATTGGCTCACCTCTCCTTATTCCGAAGTCCTTAATTGACTTATGGGCAAGCCTATAGGATGGTGTCCTCCCAGTTAACTCAGACATAACCTTAGCGGCCTTCTCAAGCCTCTCACCACTCTGCCCAATCCCCATATTCACAGCCACACTCCATATGAATATCCTTCTCATTGGGTGACCTGTATCAAGTGTGAACTTCCTCCAATCCAGGTCACTGGGTTTTATTGCCCTTAAATCAATGGTTGATAGGTCAATGGCCGGCATCACTCAGTCACCTTCACCACTGGTGATTCCTTACCGATAACGAGTAGGTAGTTTAATACCGTCCTGAACTCAGAGTCCTTAGCCTTAACCGTGGCTATGGCGTCCCTCTTCCTAAACGACCTAACCCAATTAATTAAAGTACCGTGCCTCCCCACGTTAACACCGTTGAAGGCTATTACGTATTGGTTAGGCTGCATTGGGTAGTAATCCATTAACTTACCGTCCTCAAGATTAACCACAACGCTCCCAAGCGTCTCATACTTCCTACCCTCATCCTGGTCAACAATTATGTTCCTCCCATCATGTAGGTTTAACTGAATCTTACCTGCCTTAACCATGGTCTTATCCTCAATCCTACACACCTTTACGCCTGCCTCAGACTTATCAATCCTAATAGGCCTTAGGAAGTTAACTGGATCAGGTATAATCCTGTAGTACTCGTTTATTGGCGTTAACTCAATAACATCCATTAAGCCGACTGGGTACTTGTAATCCCTCCTGACCTTACCATCAACCTTAACATACCCCTTACCTATTATTAACCTAGCCTCCCTAAGGGTCTTAGCGTAGTGGAATACATCCCTAAGAAGCACCGCGAGGGGTATGCTTGAGTTAGCCGGGTGGGGTCCTGGGCTTGGTTTAATTGACCACGGCGCCCCC from the Caldivirga maquilingensis IC-167 genome contains:
- a CDS encoding helix-turn-helix domain-containing protein, encoding MAAKVVQSRIISINAYPINDKMNIVLALFKVDKKEDDVMAIRSLKRDFLKLSNLSLHENNNKKYYVISGVKSGHGVLYPLVKHNAIPLLPYIALPNAESFIFLHHDKSTIDDIVDEVSHKNKLEYFDYKRISNGNDIMRIITKNFNEIYLYDLDDYERKVLKIAINMGYFDWPKRVKIDEIARELGVSKPMISYYLRKASRNIFDKMGLRRF
- a CDS encoding mannonate dehydratase; the encoded protein is MNTEAHVKDGLHWLSCFKAQQVAEFSLRSILRALGRPAFGHNLVAFLNELAGICPGLTTELRFCVGYLDKMYVSGFNYGDIEKAPPHRLVKEYGVTHEKLWNNLREFLEYIVPIAEQSNVKIAMHPDDPPIPEFRGIPRIMNSIESFEKLLILVRSDYNGITLCQGNFTLMTDDLPSVIKRFRDRIFFVHFRDVKGDRYNFVETLIGEGKTDLVGVMRAYVEIGYNGYVRVDHTPTLENDAELGAPGYNYLGRIYTIGYIKGLYEAVKREFSKEILNA
- a CDS encoding FAD-binding oxidoreductase; translated protein: MKLANEYKVPVIPWGAGTSLTGALSCDGCVLIDMKMMNSVLEVNTVDWYVRVQPGIILDRLNEELARYGFFFPVDPASHYMCTVGGMIATGAGGMRALRYGTMKDWVLALKVVLPMGEVAQFGEPLRKDRAGYDLVHLFIGSEGTLGIITEAWLRIIPIPKKSFTTLLIGIENEDELGKLVVKIREGGLLPELMEYMDYYSIMAVNKVFNGNLPEAPGGLLIIRIEGEYMDDLMNIVKHVGLQNVKTLVSEEEAKEVLMLRSRAGEAIKAFYGNFFSEDLSLPISRITDAIKEVRRVERIMGKPIPILAHIGDGNMHPHILIEPGKEEEADRVYEELCRIAIKIGGSITGEHGVGLQKARLLYEQFKSRNNLKALLIMRRIKELMDPNDIMNPNKYVELSLKYTN
- a CDS encoding DUF917 domain-containing protein yields the protein MVHFVLNKQDVEDLVVGAAILGTGGGGDPYIGKLMVLQELERGRKIEVVSIDEIDDEAFIIPVAAMGTPVVLMEKIPSGKEALFSLNLLEKYFNRKVDFISPIEAGGVNSTIPLVVAAERGLLVIDADGMGRAFPELQMVTFHIYGIKATPMALSDERGNAIILDAIDNFWAERIARTVTVRFGGSAWIAIYPTYGKPYKDAAVKGSISFAIEIGRTLRDAKITGKNPIDALLDVTKGYALFKGKIIDVQRFNIGGFARGEAVIEGLDEYKDSKITIKFQNENLVAIKDGEIIASVPDLITVLDSETSKPITTERLRYGLRVIVIGIPCNEKWRNPRGLEVVGPKYFGYDIDYVPIEMRVKKIGGVA
- a CDS encoding hydantoinase/oxoprolinase family protein; this encodes MTKYKIGIDVGSTHTDAVILDENNNLIYAAKTMTTPDVTSGIINALKLILENSGISKDDVVAVMFGTTHVINAIVQRRNLGRVGVIRIGLPATEAIVPMLDWPSDLKNAILASSYMVKGGHDYTGEPITNFDDNNIKRILKNFTEKGVDAVAITSVWSIVNPEHENKVLDIAKETMPNTPIVLSHEIGSIGLLERENATILNAATINVMKNAINSLKSALNSMGLSHVKMFFAQNDGTTASADYIMRFPIFTVIAPISNSIRGAYVLTGIPNAIVADTGGTTTNIGALVNGYPREALEVEIGGVRTNIRAPDIIAIGLAGGSIVRVEGNDVKIGPVSVGYRLIYEGIAWGGETITATDIALAKGVMVIDDPQCKSELAKAKIPQWLVEKAYDKMVKMLEDALDKIKTRPEPETVILVGGGSAMWPRRLKGAKEVIRPDNAQYANAIGAATALVGATVEKAYSYEKTSRSDAINDASKEAILRAIQAGADPATVEIAEVEEIAMPYLPGNAVKVRVKAVGKLKI